Proteins from a single region of Engystomops pustulosus chromosome 5, aEngPut4.maternal, whole genome shotgun sequence:
- the LOC140133961 gene encoding speriolin-like protein isoform X2 produces MDLTIAPQTDSIKIENEKLLEHNRELRKMLLLLHENVYLRRTLEYLSDNPDDIQRRIINFKLDGEDADSDPEKSKTSKDHKQFQNGASGSGVNQGTDSFPLRLMQHIIGEIAFQLDRRILMHIFPNQTKLYGISVANIPQKIVEAATDFATGNVDEMKQTDMMQRYDGIMKTLKPYGYDIDIHPTFSESLVNAFGIIKEYPPADSTEMQRLCDPENLKKIAHRAVPSTDLENILILLKCLSTLSKGDGKPLFLL; encoded by the exons ATGGATCTGACCATCGCCCCCCAGACAGACTCCATCAAGATCGAAAATGAGAAATTACTGGAGCACAATAGGGAACTAAGGAAAATGTTACTTTTGCTACATGAAAATGTATATCTCAGGAGGACCTTGGAATATTTAAGTGACAATCCAGATGATATACAGCGCCGTATTATAAACTTTAAATTAGATGGGGAAGATGCGGATAGCGACCCTGAGAAGTCGAAAACTTCTAAGGACCATAAACAGTTCCAAAATGGAGCCAGTGGCAGTGGTGTCAACCAGGGCACAG ATTCCTTTCCGCTCCGCCTCATGCAGCATATCATAGGTGAGATCGCCTTTCAGCTGGATCGCAGGATCCTGATGCATATCTTTCCTAATCAGACAAAACTGTACGGGATTTCTGTAGCCAACATCCCACAGAAGATCGTAGAG GCAGCTACTGACTTTGCGACAGGAAATGTCGACGAGATGAAACAAACCGACATGATGCAGAGATATGATGGTATCATGAAAACGCTTAAGCCCTACGGTTATGACATAGACATCCATCCAACCTTCTCAGAGAGCCTGGTCAATGCATTTGGGATCATAAAGGAGTATCCACCCGCAGACTCTACGGAAATGCAAAGGTTATGTGACCCGGAAAACCTGAAGAAGATCGCTCACCGCGCTGTGCCGAGCACAGACCTGGAAAATATCCTTATTTTGCTGAAGTGTCTGTCTACGCTTTCCAAGGGAGATGGAAAACCACTATTCTTGTTGTGA
- the LOC140133961 gene encoding speriolin-like protein isoform X1, with amino-acid sequence MDLTIAPQTDSIKIENEKLLEHNRELRKMLLLLHENVYLRRTLEYLSDNPDDIQRRIINFKLDGEDADSDPEKSKTSKDHKQFQNGASGSGVNQGTEKSEKVGVHSPQNSFPLRLMQHIIGEIAFQLDRRILMHIFPNQTKLYGISVANIPQKIVEAATDFATGNVDEMKQTDMMQRYDGIMKTLKPYGYDIDIHPTFSESLVNAFGIIKEYPPADSTEMQRLCDPENLKKIAHRAVPSTDLENILILLKCLSTLSKGDGKPLFLL; translated from the exons ATGGATCTGACCATCGCCCCCCAGACAGACTCCATCAAGATCGAAAATGAGAAATTACTGGAGCACAATAGGGAACTAAGGAAAATGTTACTTTTGCTACATGAAAATGTATATCTCAGGAGGACCTTGGAATATTTAAGTGACAATCCAGATGATATACAGCGCCGTATTATAAACTTTAAATTAGATGGGGAAGATGCGGATAGCGACCCTGAGAAGTCGAAAACTTCTAAGGACCATAAACAGTTCCAAAATGGAGCCAGTGGCAGTGGTGTCAACCAGGGCACAG AGAAGAGCGAAAAAGTAGGAGTGCACTCCCCTCAAA ATTCCTTTCCGCTCCGCCTCATGCAGCATATCATAGGTGAGATCGCCTTTCAGCTGGATCGCAGGATCCTGATGCATATCTTTCCTAATCAGACAAAACTGTACGGGATTTCTGTAGCCAACATCCCACAGAAGATCGTAGAG GCAGCTACTGACTTTGCGACAGGAAATGTCGACGAGATGAAACAAACCGACATGATGCAGAGATATGATGGTATCATGAAAACGCTTAAGCCCTACGGTTATGACATAGACATCCATCCAACCTTCTCAGAGAGCCTGGTCAATGCATTTGGGATCATAAAGGAGTATCCACCCGCAGACTCTACGGAAATGCAAAGGTTATGTGACCCGGAAAACCTGAAGAAGATCGCTCACCGCGCTGTGCCGAGCACAGACCTGGAAAATATCCTTATTTTGCTGAAGTGTCTGTCTACGCTTTCCAAGGGAGATGGAAAACCACTATTCTTGTTGTGA